ATGATTTATCGAGCCATTGCCGATCATAGGGATTATCTGAAAACGTGGTTGCCTTTTGTTGCTAATCTTTCGGAACAAGATGAAATGGACTTCTTATCGCAAGTATTGTCTTTCCCGGAGGAAGAAAGAAATTTTACTTTTGTAATAGAATGTCGAGGAGAGTTTTGTGGATTGGTCGGGTTTGTGAATTCCGATTTTGTCAATCATCGTACCGAAATCGGTTATTGGCTGTTGCCCGAATATCAGCGACAAGGAATAATGACCCGAAGTGTTCGGACACTCTGTCGGTGGGCTGTGGAAGCACGTTTGATGCATCGCATTCAAATTCGGTGTGCCGTAGAAAATTATTCGAGTAATGCTATCCCTCGGCGATTGGGATTTCGGTTGGAAGGGACGGAACGAGACGGAGAATTGATGTTCTCTGGCGAATATGTCGATACGAATGTATATAGTATTTTAGACTCGGAAATAATCTCTTGGTCAGGTAAAAATATTTGACTTTAAAGATATATGGTATGAAAGATATTCCCCAATTAAATGAGCATAATAAAGAAGAATATCCGCCCATGCACACGACGGAGCATATTCTTAACCAAACGATGATTCGCCTTTTTGGTTGTGGTCGTGCGGTATCGGCTCATATAGAAAGAAAAAAGAGTAAGCTTGATTTCCGATTCCAACGTGAACCGGAAGAATCTGAAATAAATCAAATAGAACAACAGGTCAACCGAATTATACAAAGTGGTTTACCGATTACGACAGAATATATTACACAAGAAGAAGCGCTGGGACGTTTTGATTTGAGACGATTGCCCGATAATGCTTCGGAAACGGTTCGGGTTGTTAAAGTGGGAGATTACGATGAATGTCTTTGCATTGGTCGTCATGTTGAGAATACATCTGAAATAGGCGTATTTAAGATTATTAGTTATGATTTTAAAGACGGGATATTGCGTTTGCGTTTCAAATTACTTTGATTGTTCTATGCAGAGGTAAAAATATTTTAGCTATAACAATCTGAAAAAGAAAAAGTTTTCATTTCATAGAAAAATAATTCAAAAAAACATTGAGAAAAATTTGGAGCGGAGTAGGAAAATGCATTAACTTTGCAACCGCAAAAGAGGAAACGGGGCACGCTCCGGGGAACTTTTTTGTCAAGTTCATTGAAGGAATTGAAGAAGCAAGTGTAGTACAGTAAAAGAAGAGAGAAAGAAGTCAATTCAGTCAGGTAACGCTTCGAAGGTATAATAAAGAAAAAGAAGAAGATACAACGAAGAGTTTGATCCTGGCTCAGGATGAACGCTAGCGACAGGCCTAACACATGCAAGTCGAGGGGCAGCGGGGAGGTAGCAATACCTTTGCCGGCGACCGGCGCACGGGTGAGTAACACGTATGCAATCCACCTGTAACAGGGGGATAACCCGGAGAAATCCGGACTAATACCCCATAATATGGGCGCTCCGCATGGAGAGTTCATTAAAGAGAGCAATTTTGGTTACAGACGAGCATGCGCTCCATTAGCCAGTTGGCGGGGTAACGGCCCACCAAAGCGACGATGGATAGGGGTTCTGAGAGGAAGGTCCCCCACATTGGAACTGAGACACGGTCCAAACTCCTACGGGAGGCAGCAGTGAGGAATATTGGTCAATGGTCGGCAGACTGAACCAGCCAAGTCGCGTGAGGGAAGACGGCCCTACGGGTTGTAAACCTCTTTTGTCGGAGAGTAAAGTACGCTACGTGTAGCGTATTGCAAGTATCCGAAGAAAAAGCATCGGCTAACTCCGTGCCAGCAGCCGCGGTAATACGGAGGATGCGAGCGTTATCCGGATTTATTGGGTTTAAAGGGTGCGTAGGCGGCACGCCAAGTCAGCGGTGAAATTTCCGGGCTCAACCCGGAGTGTGCCGTTGAAACTGGCGAGCTAGAGTACACAAGAGGCAGGCGGAATGCGTGGTGTAGCGGTGAAATGCATAGATATCACGCAGAACCCCGATTGCGAAGGCAGCCTGCTAGGGTGAAACAGACGCTGAGGCACGAAAGCGTGGGTATCGAACAGGATTAGATACCCTGGTAGTCCACGCAGTAAACGATGAATACTAACTGTTTGCGATACAATGTAAGCGGTACAGCGAAAGCGTTAAGTATTCCACCTGGGGAGTACGCCGGCAACGGTGAAACTCAAAGGAATTGACGGGGGCCCGCACAAGCGGAGGAACATGTGGTTTAATTCGATGATACGCGAGGAACCTTACCCGGGCTCAAACGCAGGGGGAATGTCGGTGAAAGCCGGCAGCTAGTAATAGTCACCTGCGAGGTGCTGCATGGTTGTCGTCAGCTCGTGCCGTGAGGTGTCGGCTTAAGTGCCATAACGAGCGCAACCCCTATCGACAGTTACTAACGGGTGAAGCCGAGGACTCTGTCGAGACTGCCGGCGCAAGCCGCGAGGAAGGTGGGGATGACGTCAAATCAGCACGGCCCTTACGTCCGGGGCGACACACGTGTTACAATGGCAGGTACAGAAGGCAGCCAGTCAGCAATGACGCGCGAATCCCGAAAACCTGTCTCAGTTCGGATTGG
The sequence above is drawn from the Barnesiella intestinihominis YIT 11860 genome and encodes:
- a CDS encoding GNAT family N-acetyltransferase; amino-acid sequence: MLQFDIDVKTGIRLREVTLNDAPMIYRAIADHRDYLKTWLPFVANLSEQDEMDFLSQVLSFPEEERNFTFVIECRGEFCGLVGFVNSDFVNHRTEIGYWLLPEYQRQGIMTRSVRTLCRWAVEARLMHRIQIRCAVENYSSNAIPRRLGFRLEGTERDGELMFSGEYVDTNVYSILDSEIISWSGKNI